The following nucleotide sequence is from Harpia harpyja isolate bHarHar1 chromosome 7, bHarHar1 primary haplotype, whole genome shotgun sequence.
TAATGGTTCACCAGCACCCTGCTTCCCCTGCCCTTCCCCGCTGGctgcctggggcgggggggcaaggAAGGACCCCCTGGTGGGCATCACTAGCACCCCACCGCAGCTCCCCTTGCCTTCCagtgtgcccagcactgcaagctccgctcctgccctgcctggcagcacCCAGTGCGCGGGGCCTTGCCCGACTCGGCTGAGAGCCCCAGTAGCCCTTTTGCAGAGGGGTGGATGGGCAAAGCCCCCATGCCCTGCGTTGCTACAGCATGGAGGGCAGGCACAGGAGCGTGGACCTCTCTGCCCAGGTTCTGGCTCTGCTGACGTCCCTCGAGGGCTCCTCCGCCCAGTGTGGCATTGCCAGCCAAGCGGGTGCTGCACACACATGTTCCCCTCTGCAGTTAGTTACCTAAACCCCCACGCTGGCTAGGGCTGGAGAAACCAGTTCCCTCTGGGCTCCTTGCAGGATGGGAGGGACCCCCTTGGACACCCCCGGAGCCTCGGGAGCAGAGGGATGGCAGCCTGTCCTGGTGGGCTGCTCCTCGCCCTGTGTTTGCCCATGAGGGGCACTAGCTGATCAGGTTACCAAGATGTGCCTGGCATGGTGCGGGTCAGCTGAGGTTGCAGATGGCCCACGGCATGCCAAGCGAATGCCTTACATGCCACCAAGCCAACAGTGTCAGTGCCACGCAGGGCTTCTCCATGCCAGGCCGTGTGGCGCGGACTGCAGCAACGTTGGCTGAAGACGGAGTAAAAAAATAGAGGATACCTTCAAGAAACTCACAGCCCATCACCATGGTGTCAGGGCAGCTAGCTGTACCTCCTTTATGAGGGATGAGCGGAAGGACCGTGGACTGCAGGTCACCACAAACATCCCAGGTAGGGTGGTGGCAGGACACAAACTGGCATCCCCAAGTGTTGGTGGTCATGGACGATAGGAGGAGAGCACCCACCCCGcctgggggctgcagagcagggcaggagagcaCTCGCCCTCATCCACACTCATCTCCTGGCTCTACAACATGGAGAAAAGCAGAGTGTGGATAAAAAATGAGCGGGACTCTGCCATGGGTCCCACgatggccagcaggaacaggaggcTGGAGGGAGCCTGGCTGATCAGGACTCATGGCCGGGGCAGGACGGCTCTCCAGCCGGTTCCATCCCAGTACAGCAGTCAGCgcttcccagccctccccaggaAGCGCTGTGGCACACCAGCTTTAAATAGCTTTATTAGTGGAAGCtctgcacccacagcccccacGGTGAGGGCTGTGGGGATGCCAGGCAGCCCCACGCTGTCCCCCAGGGAAGCTGGGACTCCCCAGGGCGCAGAGCTGGGCTCACCCATGCCATCCCTGCCACCGGCTCAGCCTGTCTCTGTCCCGGGGGGGCTGCGGCATGAGCTTGGGGGTGGTGCCCCAAATTGTCCTCACCCAACCCCAGGCGGTCAGACACAGAGGCTGAGCTCCTGACGGACGGAGCACTTGCGGCACTGCACCACACAACACCAGTGGAAGCGGCAAAGGCAGTTCTCCTCCAGCACCACCGTCTCGTCCCGGTGCCCTCGACCGCAGCACAGCAGGTCGCACCCACTCGTGTCCATGGCTGTGCTGTTGCAGACGCGGCCCCGGGTGCCCAGCGAGCCCGTCTTACGGTTAGCTGAGCAGAAATCGGGTGAGTCGGCCGAGTAGATGAGGTCCTGCTTGTCGGGAGGTTTGATGTTGTCACCCACGGGGATGAGGGTTTTCCCGTCATTGCCTCCCATCACCTTGAAAGCCCCGTTGAAGCGCTCGAGCAGGCGGTCCCCCACCTCGCGGAAATGGGGCATCTTCCGCCAGCAGGTCCGCAGGGTGCAGGAGCCCGACAGCCCGTGGCATTTGCACTCTGTCCTCATGTAGCTGCGCACCGCCTGGGGAAGAGACAGCGATGCTCAGACCTCGGTCCCCGgcctccctgcccagcacccccagccaaaACCCTGCCTCTTggtgctgccctgccctgggggagggtgctggggggggcacagggagttTCCAAAGCACCTGCAAAGGGCTCCTGAAAGATATTTGGTCCAATCTCACCCAAAGTTGGTGCAGGCATGGCTTGAGGGAGGTAAAGTTGGAGGGTTGGGTTGGGTAGGGGCACGGGGTGATGCTTGCAGAGAGCAGGGAGCACAGGGGCCTTACCAAGCGCCCGGCCTCATTGTTGTGCAGGTCGATAAGAGCGCGGATGTCATTTTTGCCCTTCTTGCTCTTGGCATCCATGAACTGCTGGGATTTCTCGTAGCCGAACTGCACGTcgtccccgcagcccccccactCCCAGGCTGTGCCTTCTGTGCCCGGACCCGCTGTGGGCAAGGGGGGAGCCCGGCTCCGCGTCAGCTCACAGCCGCACTGCAGCAGCTCACCCATGCTGCAAGCCTGCGTGATGGCGTGGCTCACCCCGGCCGCCGTGATGGCATACACGAAGGCTGTCTCCCGGATATCTACAGGAGAAGAGACAGGGCTGAGATGCAGGGTCAGCTCTGGCAAAGACTGTGCAAGCAAAGCATGCCCCCACCGACATCCCATGGGGGTTCAgacctccccttctctcccttcgTGTGTGCTCGGTGCTTTTTCCCTGGCAATGcacccaccctggagcaggctgcctggggcaggagctgTCTCTTGCAAGCAGAATGCAGAATCTGGGGTGATGGCCAGGCCCTGTAAGCATTCCTCCACCCCAGCTGTAGGGTCCTAGGGGCAACAAATCTCCTGCCTCCCCTTGCAAGGATAGGTGCTGCCCCATAGGAAAGAGGGGAGCTCTGAGAGCAGGGGGATCCCAGGTGCCCAGGTGGTACCCACAGCTTTCTCACGCTACCCTGCAATGTCCCTCCAAGCAGTAAAAACCCCATCCCCAGCTGCAAGCTGGCACCTGGAGACAAGTGCTGCGAGGGACACCACGGGTGCCACTCACCCCTCTGCAGGGTGGCAGTGATGAAGCTGTGCTGCCCACTCTTCCCCCATACCCGCTTTGCCATGGGGTGCTGCCTGCCCCCCCTCCCTCTGCCGGCACAGCCTCCACCCTGCAGGATTATTTATTATTAGTATTTGCTCCTGTCTCTCTCTGCTCCGGGACACGAATTCCAAGCATCTTTCCCCTGCCTGGACCTGCCGCTCACAGCCGCAGCCAGCGGGGGATTCTGGCAGCGGGGGCGCGGCGCcctgttgggggggggtcccgtgcTCCCCCCGACCCATGCCAGGCAAGCCCCTGCCCACCCAAatgccagggcagggctggcccAGGCTGGTGACACGCAGAGGGCATGGGGATGGTCGAGAACCTGTGTTTTGGGGGGTGCCCCCATCCCTCTGTCTCCACCACTCTGActtggggggggctgtgggaagAGGTGGCACTGACCTCCATGAGGGGCTCCTCCACAAGCCCACGCAGCACCTGATTCCCACTGGTGTTGGTAGGAACTGGACACACTGGTGCCTTTCCAGCAGTGCCACCCCGGGGACGGGTGTCCCCTGGCCCTCCTGTCCCCTCTAAGCCACATGACCACCCGCCTGTTCCCACCTGGAActggcagagccctgggcaggCAGCCTGCCGCTGGCAGAGGTCCCCGTGCCACCCTGCCAGCCGGGGCCCCGGGGGGATGCCGCTCTTCTGACAGCTCTTCCAGACACGTGGCTCCCCCCAAGCCAGCCTGCCCTGGCACGCCCGCGCCTGGCACAatcagcagggaaggaaggggcgATGGCCGCGACTGCACCAGGGAGACCACGGCCGGGAACCAGAGCGTGCCACAGCATTCTTGGAAAGAAGAGGCTGTCAGATGGGAGGTGCCCATCCGATGGCAGCTGGGAACCCAAGAAATGCTGGGATGGTTTATGCAGTCCCTGCAGGCTTACAGGGAGGCTGGTGCCTGCCGGCACCTTTCAGTGCAGTGCGAGCTCTCTGCTTCTGACACCCACGATTCAGCCTTGGGGACCTCCACAGGTCTAGCTGGGGTGTCCTATGTCCTCAGAGTGCCAGGGACTCCCAAACTCACCACTGTCCTCAGGACAATGCTCATCTCCACAGCCCCGGCAGTGAGGCTGGGCCAAAGAGAGCGTGGTGGCTCCTTCAGCATCCCCATGCCTGACGCGCCTGAGTCTCCTCCGACCCAATCTGCCCCTGAGTACCCACCAGCTTATCCGCCAACATCGCCCACTCGCCACCAGGTTTGGCCCTGGCATCCTGGCACCACCCCCGCTTCCAGCCTGGCACCCTTCCtggcacagatcccacctgccaGGTTGGTGTGAAAATAGGTGACTCCAGAGGCAAGTGTGTCCCC
It contains:
- the WNT6 gene encoding protein Wnt-6 gives rise to the protein MLPSSRTQLGLFFILLCPANIIGLWWAVGSPLVMDPNSICRKTKRLAGKQAELCQLEPEIVQEVAKGTKLGVRECQYQFRFRRWNCTSHSKYFGKILQQDIRETAFVYAITAAGVSHAITQACSMGELLQCGCELTRSRAPPLPTAGPGTEGTAWEWGGCGDDVQFGYEKSQQFMDAKSKKGKNDIRALIDLHNNEAGRLAVRSYMRTECKCHGLSGSCTLRTCWRKMPHFREVGDRLLERFNGAFKVMGGNDGKTLIPVGDNIKPPDKQDLIYSADSPDFCSANRKTGSLGTRGRVCNSTAMDTSGCDLLCCGRGHRDETVVLEENCLCRFHWCCVVQCRKCSVRQELSLCV